A DNA window from Allokutzneria albata contains the following coding sequences:
- a CDS encoding ABC transporter ATP-binding protein, with translation MIVEGLSVRFLVRGAEVRAVTDASFELRPGRLLALVGESGCGKSVLASALLGLLPGNAEVRGSARLNGLDVLAADETTLATKVRGRMIGLVPQSAVTHLTPVRTARSQLAEAVRALKPDQDVDELAERVGLPPKALDRYPHELSGGMAQRVAIAMALAGDPPIVLADEPTSGLDRPLVDRTMDLLAGLAEEGRAVLLITHDLAAARRSATDLAVMYASRLVELGPAAKVFADPLHPYTTGLLNALPEGGFRPIPGHPPELTHLPDGCAFRPRCPVSDTCSGDPALVAHDDDRLVACRRPC, from the coding sequence GTGATCGTCGAGGGTCTGTCGGTGCGTTTCCTGGTGCGCGGAGCCGAAGTCCGGGCCGTCACCGACGCGTCGTTCGAGCTGAGGCCGGGGCGCTTGCTCGCGTTGGTGGGGGAGAGCGGGTGCGGGAAGTCGGTTCTTGCCTCGGCGTTGCTGGGCTTGTTGCCGGGCAACGCCGAAGTGCGTGGCAGCGCGAGGCTGAACGGGCTGGACGTGCTCGCCGCCGACGAGACAACGTTGGCCACCAAGGTGCGCGGCCGGATGATCGGGTTGGTGCCGCAGTCGGCGGTCACCCACCTCACACCGGTTCGCACGGCGCGCAGCCAGCTGGCCGAGGCCGTGCGCGCGCTCAAACCAGACCAGGACGTCGACGAACTGGCCGAACGCGTTGGTTTGCCACCGAAAGCACTCGACCGGTACCCGCACGAGCTGTCCGGTGGGATGGCGCAGCGCGTCGCGATCGCGATGGCGCTGGCCGGTGACCCGCCGATCGTCCTCGCCGACGAGCCGACCAGCGGGCTGGACCGGCCGTTGGTGGACCGGACGATGGATCTGCTGGCCGGGCTGGCTGAGGAGGGCAGGGCGGTCCTGCTGATCACGCACGACCTCGCCGCGGCGCGGCGCTCGGCGACCGACCTCGCGGTGATGTACGCGAGCAGGCTCGTGGAGCTGGGCCCGGCCGCCAAGGTGTTCGCCGACCCGCTGCACCCCTACACCACAGGACTGCTGAACGCGTTGCCGGAGGGCGGTTTCCGGCCGATCCCCGGGCATCCACCGGAGCTGACCCACCTGCCGGACGGTTGCGCGTTCCGGCCCCGGTGCCCGGTCTCGGACACCTGCAGCGGCGATCCCGCGCTGGTGGCCCACGACGATGACCGGCTCGTCGCGTGCAGGCGCCCGTGCTGA
- a CDS encoding ABC transporter permease, whose amino-acid sequence MVDQWRRVGRARTGTPRLAWGAVTLAVLVLGAVFLPWLGGLDESLIHYESVRLAPSLEHPFGTDAGGRDLLLRAFAGLRVSLLVAVLCAVISTVLGVLIGGLSGAVGGWPDRLAMRFVDTLNSVPHLLLGIVIVALYRGNLTAVVASIALTHWTTVARIVRAEVLSLRERPFIDAAISGGASRWRVLHRHLVPAVVPQAAMSAVLLLPHAVWHETALSFLGLGLPPHMASIGNILAESRAAVMTGAWWVVAFPSLVLIATTLAVSGLASVWRDRLVPRRRSELAL is encoded by the coding sequence ATGGTTGACCAGTGGCGACGCGTCGGCCGGGCGCGGACCGGCACACCACGGCTGGCTTGGGGAGCCGTCACGCTCGCGGTCCTCGTGCTCGGCGCGGTGTTCCTGCCGTGGCTGGGTGGACTGGACGAGAGCCTGATCCACTACGAGTCGGTGCGCCTCGCGCCGTCCTTGGAGCACCCCTTCGGCACCGATGCGGGTGGCCGCGATCTGTTGCTGCGGGCGTTCGCCGGGCTGCGTGTGTCGTTGTTGGTCGCGGTGCTGTGCGCGGTGATCTCGACGGTGCTCGGCGTGCTCATCGGCGGGCTGTCCGGGGCCGTCGGCGGGTGGCCGGATCGGCTGGCGATGCGCTTCGTTGACACGCTGAACTCCGTGCCGCACCTGCTGCTCGGCATCGTGATCGTGGCTCTGTACCGCGGAAACCTGACCGCGGTCGTTGCCTCGATCGCGCTGACGCACTGGACGACGGTGGCGCGGATCGTGCGTGCTGAGGTGCTTTCCTTGCGGGAGCGGCCCTTCATCGACGCGGCGATCTCCGGTGGAGCCTCCAGGTGGCGCGTGCTGCACCGCCACCTCGTTCCGGCGGTGGTGCCGCAGGCGGCGATGTCGGCGGTGTTGTTGTTGCCGCACGCGGTGTGGCACGAGACCGCGCTCAGCTTCCTGGGGCTCGGTCTGCCACCGCACATGGCCAGCATCGGCAACATCCTGGCGGAGTCCAGGGCTGCGGTGATGACCGGAGCGTGGTGGGTGGTGGCGTTCCCGTCACTCGTCCTCATCGCGACGACGCTCGCGGTGTCGGGGTTGGCGTCGGTGTGGCGTGATCGCCTTGTGCCGCGCCGCAGATCGGAGTTGGCGCTGTGA